A window from Leptothermofonsia sichuanensis E412 encodes these proteins:
- a CDS encoding bL12 family ribosomal protein: MKLIKKVFGGVLLTFGSVLLLAIAVASVAEEDVKARTSLIAGGLILGLPPAVLGGWLVRSAQLQQQQEQRDRLRSAFLKLLKQGNGRITALQFSMATGLDGREAKTYLDERSREFSADFEVTENGDLFYRFNPGILQLPVNPITARLESSSFGPASGSTLSEATPPGTTFDVILETVPQNRKLEAIKIVRELTRLGLKEAKELVEAVPVPIKERVSDATAQEYKRKLEAIGATVMVIASD, from the coding sequence ATGAAACTGATTAAGAAAGTATTTGGAGGAGTGCTGCTCACATTTGGATCTGTGCTACTGCTGGCGATCGCCGTCGCCAGTGTAGCAGAAGAAGATGTCAAAGCAAGAACCTCGCTGATTGCGGGTGGGTTGATTTTGGGATTGCCACCAGCAGTGTTGGGGGGCTGGCTGGTTCGAAGCGCCCAGTTGCAACAGCAGCAAGAACAGCGCGATCGCCTCCGCTCTGCTTTCCTTAAACTCTTAAAGCAAGGAAATGGACGAATCACTGCCCTCCAGTTTTCAATGGCAACCGGGCTGGATGGACGCGAAGCAAAGACCTATCTGGATGAGCGATCCAGAGAATTCAGTGCTGATTTTGAAGTCACTGAGAATGGCGATCTCTTCTATCGGTTTAACCCAGGCATCCTGCAACTCCCGGTCAATCCAATAACTGCCAGATTAGAATCGAGTTCATTCGGACCTGCATCCGGGTCTACACTGTCTGAGGCTACACCGCCTGGCACCACTTTCGACGTTATCCTGGAAACCGTGCCCCAGAACCGCAAGCTTGAAGCCATCAAGATCGTTAGAGAACTGACTCGTCTGGGGTTGAAGGAAGCCAAAGAATTGGTAGAAGCGGTTCCTGTCCCCATCAAGGAACGCGTATCTGACGCTACTGCCCAGGAATATAAACGGAAACTGGAGGCGATTGGTGCAACCGTAATGGTGATTGCCAGTGATTAA
- a CDS encoding cob(I)yrinic acid a,c-diamide adenosyltransferase yields the protein MKQQYAFKSMARTGIGIRTAMVRSERIAGQIHVYDGAGKGKSQAALGVVLRSIGLGIHSDWQTRVLLLRFLKGPGRTYDEDAAIEALQLGFPHLIDQVRTGRAEFFGPGDVTRFDKMEAQRGWDVAKGAIASGLYSVVVLDELNPVMDLGLLPVDEVINTLKRKPEQMEIIATGRAAPQALLDIADLHSEMRPHYHPSAKEQGIEGIEIYTGAGKGKSTSALGKALQAIGKGISQDKSHRVLIMQWLKGGTGYTEDAAIAALSQSYPNLVDHQRCGRDAIVWRGQQQDLDYVEAERGWEIAKAAIASGLYKTIILDELNPTVDLELLPEEPIVQALLRKPRDTEVIITGRCKNPPAYFDLASIHSEMICHKHYAEKGIDLKRGVDF from the coding sequence ATGAAACAGCAGTACGCATTCAAGTCTATGGCACGGACGGGTATTGGAATCCGCACAGCAATGGTCCGGTCTGAGCGCATTGCGGGTCAGATCCATGTCTATGATGGTGCGGGGAAAGGAAAATCCCAGGCGGCGTTGGGGGTTGTGTTACGCTCAATTGGGCTGGGAATTCACTCTGACTGGCAAACCCGTGTTTTGTTACTACGCTTCCTGAAGGGACCAGGGCGCACCTACGACGAAGACGCCGCCATTGAGGCTCTACAGCTTGGGTTTCCTCACCTGATTGACCAGGTTCGGACTGGCAGGGCTGAGTTTTTTGGCCCAGGAGATGTGACCCGATTCGACAAAATGGAAGCCCAACGGGGTTGGGATGTGGCCAAGGGGGCGATCGCCTCCGGCCTGTACTCCGTTGTCGTCCTGGATGAGCTGAACCCGGTCATGGATCTTGGACTGCTGCCTGTCGATGAAGTGATCAATACGCTCAAACGCAAACCAGAGCAAATGGAAATCATTGCCACGGGACGTGCGGCTCCTCAAGCATTGCTTGATATTGCTGATTTGCATTCTGAAATGCGTCCCCATTACCATCCATCGGCCAAAGAACAGGGGATTGAAGGCATTGAGATTTATACGGGAGCCGGTAAGGGCAAGTCAACCAGCGCTTTGGGCAAAGCGCTACAGGCAATTGGGAAAGGCATCAGCCAGGATAAGTCCCACCGGGTGCTAATTATGCAATGGCTCAAAGGGGGTACAGGGTATACGGAAGATGCAGCAATTGCGGCTCTGAGCCAAAGTTATCCCAACCTGGTCGATCACCAGCGGTGTGGGCGAGATGCCATTGTCTGGCGTGGACAGCAACAAGATCTGGATTATGTGGAAGCGGAACGGGGATGGGAGATTGCCAAAGCCGCGATCGCCTCCGGGCTTTATAAAACCATTATCCTGGACGAATTGAATCCCACCGTTGACCTGGAACTACTACCAGAAGAACCAATTGTCCAGGCACTTTTACGCAAGCCGCGAGACACCGAGGTAATCATCACCGGACGGTGTAAAAACCCCCCAGCCTATTTTGATCTTGCCAGCATCCACTCTGAAATGATCTGTCATAAACACTATGCAGAAAAGGGAATAGACCTCAAGCGGGGGGTGGATTTTTAG
- a CDS encoding HNH endonuclease, whose translation MDLLQETQKFTQEASDIVQAATQHLYESVNNVQTAAFELGVSGTAIADALKDLPKTIEALATEMPKIARRLQMGAGVRHCDVPRSDADVMKLFEKIPGTSKLGASETKIRLFLADKHGSHIIPRQQGGSNGAENILWEVGADNLRRGSRVMTGGEQLYIRCYNAVDSIIKNSGTIAKLGVATVGTAILTQTVVTALAYALDLYRGDITVEEFRDRVVAAAVSAGIATPVFFLIFIAVLALFPELTLLLSAPAVVAGFNALLGIGIAVPIVQSLLRHLKAGGFGAEMAEG comes from the coding sequence ATGGATTTATTGCAAGAAACTCAAAAGTTCACCCAGGAAGCCAGCGATATTGTTCAGGCGGCTACCCAACACTTGTATGAGTCGGTCAATAACGTGCAGACCGCTGCCTTCGAGCTTGGGGTTTCTGGAACTGCGATCGCCGATGCCCTGAAGGATCTCCCTAAAACCATTGAAGCCCTGGCCACAGAGATGCCAAAGATTGCCCGGCGGTTGCAAATGGGGGCGGGCGTAAGGCATTGTGATGTTCCACGCTCGGATGCAGATGTCATGAAACTGTTTGAAAAAATTCCGGGCACCAGCAAACTGGGTGCAAGTGAAACGAAGATTCGTCTATTTCTGGCGGATAAGCACGGCAGTCACATTATTCCCCGCCAGCAGGGGGGGTCTAATGGAGCAGAGAATATCCTCTGGGAAGTTGGGGCTGACAATTTGCGACGAGGGTCCCGTGTTATGACTGGCGGAGAGCAGCTTTACATTCGCTGCTACAATGCTGTAGATTCCATCATCAAAAACTCAGGCACGATCGCAAAATTAGGCGTGGCAACGGTCGGAACAGCGATTCTGACTCAGACTGTTGTAACGGCACTTGCTTATGCTCTGGATCTCTATCGAGGTGACATCACCGTTGAGGAATTCCGCGATCGCGTGGTTGCTGCCGCCGTGAGCGCTGGAATTGCAACTCCTGTCTTTTTCCTGATCTTCATCGCCGTCCTTGCGCTCTTCCCTGAGTTGACCCTGTTGCTCTCTGCACCTGCTGTTGTGGCAGGCTTCAACGCTCTGCTTGGAATTGGGATTGCTGTTCCGATTGTTCAATCTCTGCTGCGTCACCTGAAAGCGGGTGGATTTGGGGCAGAAATGGCAGAAGGCTAG
- a CDS encoding LL-diaminopimelate aminotransferase, which yields MQFARRLDPLRSNVFADMDQAKARARTAGQEIIDLSLGSSDLPTQPHVLAAIAHSLTDPSTHGYLLFHGTRSFREAAAAWYTAKFGITVDPETEVLPLIGSQEGTAHLPLAVLNPGDFALLLDPGYPSHAGGVYLASGQIYPMPLLAEQGFLPVFADIPAPVLAQARMMILSYPHNPTTAVAPLSFFQEAVVFCQQHNLVLVHDFPYADLVFDGSQPPSVLQADSEKTVSIEFFTLSKSYNMGGFRVGYAIGNAELIRALRQVKASVDFNQYRGILNGAIAALSGPQAGVQTMIETFRRRRDAFITALHAIGWEVPVPTATMYIWAKLPAPWSQRSVEFSTRLVESTGVAVSPGAGFGKSGEGYVRFALVHEPPVLEAAVRKIAQFL from the coding sequence ATGCAATTTGCCAGACGCCTAGACCCCCTCCGTTCCAATGTGTTTGCAGATATGGATCAGGCAAAGGCCAGAGCCAGAACTGCTGGACAGGAAATTATTGATCTGTCCCTGGGTTCGTCTGACCTGCCAACCCAGCCCCATGTCCTGGCGGCGATCGCCCACTCCCTGACCGACCCCTCCACCCACGGCTATCTGCTGTTCCACGGCACCCGTTCTTTCCGGGAAGCTGCCGCCGCCTGGTATACCGCTAAATTTGGGATTACTGTTGATCCTGAAACGGAAGTGTTGCCCCTGATTGGTTCCCAGGAGGGAACAGCTCACCTGCCACTGGCGGTCCTCAATCCAGGGGACTTTGCTTTGCTGTTAGACCCTGGCTATCCCTCCCATGCCGGGGGGGTTTACCTGGCAAGTGGGCAGATCTATCCCATGCCGCTGCTGGCAGAGCAGGGATTTTTACCCGTGTTTGCCGATATACCGGCTCCAGTGCTGGCCCAGGCACGGATGATGATCCTGAGTTATCCCCATAACCCCACGACGGCAGTTGCCCCCCTATCCTTCTTCCAGGAAGCGGTTGTCTTTTGCCAGCAGCACAATCTGGTTCTGGTGCATGATTTTCCCTATGCCGATCTGGTGTTTGACGGTAGCCAGCCACCCTCGGTGCTGCAAGCCGATTCAGAAAAAACGGTGTCGATTGAATTTTTTACCCTCTCCAAGTCCTATAACATGGGTGGGTTCCGGGTCGGCTATGCGATCGGAAACGCTGAGCTGATCCGGGCGTTGCGCCAGGTGAAAGCTTCGGTTGACTTTAACCAGTACCGGGGTATTTTGAATGGGGCGATCGCCGCCCTCTCTGGTCCCCAGGCGGGGGTGCAAACGATGATTGAAACCTTTCGTCGTCGCCGGGATGCCTTTATCACAGCCCTACATGCTATCGGCTGGGAAGTTCCTGTCCCCACTGCCACCATGTATATCTGGGCAAAACTGCCCGCCCCCTGGAGCCAGCGATCAGTTGAATTCTCTACCAGGCTGGTGGAATCTACAGGCGTTGCCGTTTCTCCTGGGGCAGGATTTGGTAAATCTGGTGAGGGCTACGTCCGGTTTGCGCTGGTACACGAACCCCCCGTGCTGGAAGCCGCCGTCAGGAAAATCGCACAGTTTTTGTAG
- a CDS encoding helix-hairpin-helix domain-containing protein — protein sequence MEQQITLLQQQIPQKVEPLEVFNTATAAELLQKMAIAGIRGKTAEKLIKTIEKARKQSYFTSFTDIVRRVDGLADKRMLTILDAWGGMY from the coding sequence TTGGAGCAACAGATCACATTGCTTCAGCAACAAATTCCACAGAAAGTTGAGCCACTGGAAGTTTTTAACACTGCTACTGCTGCGGAACTGTTACAGAAAATGGCGATCGCCGGAATTCGCGGCAAAACTGCTGAAAAGCTGATCAAAACCATTGAGAAAGCCCGCAAGCAATCTTACTTCACTTCTTTCACCGATATCGTGAGGCGTGTTGACGGCTTAGCCGATAAGCGAATGCTGACGATTCTGGATGCCTGGGGAGGAATGTATTAA
- the ruvX gene encoding Holliday junction resolvase RuvX encodes MLSSPPPNQPVILGFDPGRRKCGLAVMGVDRTVQYHQVVATESAIATIETLRQRFPITMMVMGNQTTAKDWKHRLTSELPDPLRMVLVDERYSTLEARDRYWKMYPPRGLDRLIPQALRPIPRPVDDIVAILLIERYLEHLVN; translated from the coding sequence ATGCTTTCTAGCCCCCCTCCTAATCAGCCCGTTATTCTCGGATTTGATCCCGGTCGCCGCAAGTGCGGTCTGGCCGTGATGGGGGTTGACCGGACTGTGCAGTACCATCAGGTGGTGGCGACTGAATCTGCGATCGCCACGATTGAAACCCTGCGTCAACGTTTCCCTATTACCATGATGGTGATGGGAAATCAAACAACCGCGAAAGACTGGAAACACAGGCTCACCAGTGAATTGCCTGATCCCCTGCGGATGGTGCTGGTGGATGAGCGCTACAGTACCCTGGAAGCCCGCGATCGCTACTGGAAAATGTATCCTCCCAGAGGGCTGGATAGATTAATTCCTCAGGCACTCCGGCCCATTCCCCGTCCGGTTGATGACATTGTGGCAATCCTGCTGATTGAGCGCTACCTGGAGCACCTGGTGAATTAA
- a CDS encoding PTPA-CTERM sorting domain-containing protein has protein sequence MTTSTLVKTSLMVAAGATIGGFSLALSEPAHALGFTTPYAPANFTLTNTNADGSVDTSGVPNSITITGGDNGSFTFGLTDYVTTATTAGLVSFNWNYGTRDSSPFWDPFGYIVNGVFTQLTNSAGPTIQNGSVSFNVALGDSFGFRIRTVDNLAGRASATISNFNVQAIPTPALLPGLIGLGLGALRKRKGQATEEPVQV, from the coding sequence ATGACCACATCCACGCTTGTAAAAACTTCGCTGATGGTTGCGGCTGGAGCAACCATTGGTGGGTTCAGCCTTGCCCTGTCTGAACCTGCCCACGCCCTGGGATTTACAACTCCCTATGCACCCGCTAATTTCACCCTAACCAACACCAACGCCGATGGTTCTGTGGATACTTCTGGTGTCCCCAACTCCATCACTATCACGGGCGGAGACAACGGATCTTTTACCTTTGGATTAACTGATTACGTGACCACTGCAACCACTGCCGGACTGGTGAGCTTTAACTGGAACTATGGAACCCGTGACTCTAGCCCTTTCTGGGATCCATTTGGTTACATTGTGAACGGGGTGTTTACTCAGCTTACCAACAGTGCTGGTCCTACGATCCAAAACGGGTCTGTGTCTTTCAATGTTGCCCTGGGCGACAGCTTTGGATTCAGGATTCGGACTGTAGATAATTTAGCCGGTCGGGCAAGTGCAACCATTTCCAATTTCAACGTTCAGGCAATTCCCACCCCTGCCCTGTTGCCAGGTTTAATCGGGTTGGGATTGGGTGCTCTGCGTAAACGAAAAGGGCAGGCTACTGAGGAGCCAGTTCAGGTCTAG
- a CDS encoding HhoA/HhoB/HtrA family serine endopeptidase, with protein sequence MSFSDSEQQPSPLRQVGTYIAVAIVSVVLTLLTLRFFPGLILPGQVPSTPQVQEIATRTATQAASPRSFVAAAIRKVGPAVVRIDTERTIATSPTPFFNDPFFRDFFGYDGFPSQPREFRQRGEGSGFIIDPNGIILTNAHVVSGADTVTVTLKDGRKFQGKVRGLDEPSDLAVVKIDGKNLPVAPLGNSGDVEVGDWAIAVGNPLGLDNTITLGIVSTLNRSSAQVGIPDKRLDFIQTDAAINPGNSGGPLVSDRGEVIGINTAIRPDAQGIGFAIPIDTAKAIKDTLARGEKVQHPYIGIRMLTLTPDLKEQIRNDPNAPMIPDVDGVLIMQVIPNSPAASAGLRQGDVITQMAGQKISTAEQLQAVVEKSKINQPLKVTVQRNNQTQELTIRPGELQEAPNR encoded by the coding sequence ATGTCTTTCTCTGACTCTGAACAACAACCTTCCCCCCTGCGCCAGGTGGGTACCTATATTGCAGTGGCGATCGTGAGTGTGGTGCTGACATTACTCACTCTGAGATTCTTTCCCGGGCTGATATTGCCTGGGCAGGTGCCATCGACTCCCCAGGTGCAGGAAATTGCCACTCGAACAGCAACCCAGGCGGCATCTCCCCGCAGTTTTGTGGCCGCAGCCATCCGTAAAGTGGGACCAGCCGTAGTGCGGATTGACACTGAGCGGACGATCGCCACCAGTCCCACCCCCTTCTTCAACGATCCCTTTTTCCGGGATTTCTTTGGCTATGATGGCTTTCCCAGTCAGCCCAGGGAGTTTCGCCAGCGGGGGGAAGGTTCCGGGTTCATTATTGACCCCAATGGAATCATTCTGACCAATGCCCATGTGGTCAGCGGTGCAGACACTGTGACTGTGACCTTGAAAGATGGACGCAAGTTTCAGGGCAAAGTCCGGGGGCTTGATGAACCTTCTGACCTGGCCGTGGTCAAAATTGACGGTAAGAATCTACCCGTTGCGCCCCTGGGGAACTCCGGTGATGTGGAAGTGGGGGACTGGGCGATCGCCGTTGGTAATCCCCTCGGTCTGGATAACACTATTACCCTCGGTATTGTCAGCACCCTGAACCGTTCCAGTGCCCAGGTGGGTATTCCCGACAAGCGGTTAGATTTTATTCAAACGGATGCAGCAATCAATCCAGGGAATTCGGGTGGTCCGCTGGTCAGCGATCGCGGTGAGGTGATTGGCATCAACACAGCGATTCGTCCCGATGCTCAGGGCATTGGCTTTGCCATTCCGATTGATACAGCAAAGGCAATCAAAGACACCCTGGCGAGGGGTGAAAAAGTGCAACACCCTTACATTGGGATTCGGATGTTGACCCTGACCCCTGACCTGAAAGAACAGATCCGCAATGATCCGAATGCTCCCATGATTCCCGATGTAGATGGTGTGCTGATAATGCAGGTGATTCCCAACAGTCCTGCGGCTTCCGCTGGCTTGCGCCAGGGAGATGTGATTACTCAAATGGCTGGTCAGAAGATTTCGACGGCGGAGCAACTTCAGGCTGTGGTCGAAAAGAGCAAAATCAACCAGCCCTTAAAGGTCACCGTTCAGCGTAATAACCAGACCCAGGAACTAACCATCCGTCCTGGTGAGCTTCAGGAGGCACCTAACCGCTAA
- a CDS encoding FG-GAP-like repeat-containing protein yields MADNPQFPDNSLATTRIINSSLTTQVFSNTGTDTSYSLDPGDTQDYFLLRLSQRSSVVLALNNLTDNADLELLDSGGVLAGSYNTGTLADAITTQPLDAGDYYIRVFLPDPSSSTNYTLSVSTISSARADLLWRNYSSGQNGVWLMNSTSIGSVQLTTTVSDVNWVIEEAADMDGDSIPDYIWRNYSNGQIGIWLMDSNGAIRSVQTLTPLTDLNWRIAGVGDFNGDGKNDLLWRNYATFDNAIWFMNGTVFSSATLIAPMTGGFMQASTVADFNGDGKPDIFWRNVNTGENFIWLMNGTEVESTVSTTSAHPSFDLTGAGDFNGDGNPDLVWRNRVTGNNFVWYMNRTDLASTGTLPPISDLNWRIGAVVTTTPKVDLGGDTMSSAFDIGTVGNATGIYTDRVGGNADRNDYYKFTLGAPTTFNLSLTGLTGNADVWLIRDNNNNGFVDSQAEIIASSVNLGTANEQISNLSLLAGTYFLRIFSPAGETTEYSLNIGGIPAQQIDLFVPTATPPAFRVTRTNGSALPTQVSLKVGDSNYLSTIRVYYAVRNNSVNVTPGEFRVSFYLSRDNVITTTDRLLGTIDPNTGFSNLDVLISGLGPNQTRSGFVDVPMLPAEDPWWGGDQTYYIGMIIDSTGLVAESNELNNAVAFPIGIKDTIRPDILGDGLSVTQAVASPGQAIRLTGAIRNIGNAATGSSRILVRYYLSNDDIIDGSDYVIGLASIAPLTRRGTAGDRIVFDSNVTNPATNAYFTVQPVLPTLQEWDGWQGNGRYYVAMQIDVFSVVQEGSGGKENNFNYGRLIGSYIDYNFIDIVGL; encoded by the coding sequence ATGGCTGACAATCCTCAGTTTCCTGATAATAGTCTGGCAACCACTCGAATTATTAATTCCAGTCTCACAACTCAAGTTTTTTCTAATACTGGGACAGATACCAGTTATTCTCTTGACCCCGGTGATACCCAGGACTATTTCCTACTTCGACTCAGTCAGCGCAGCAGTGTAGTCCTGGCGCTCAATAATTTAACTGACAACGCGGATCTGGAACTTCTGGACAGCGGCGGCGTCCTGGCCGGTTCCTACAACACTGGTACTCTGGCAGATGCCATCACAACACAGCCACTGGACGCCGGAGACTATTACATTCGGGTTTTCCTCCCTGATCCCAGCAGCTCTACCAACTACACCCTGAGTGTCAGCACCATCAGTAGTGCTCGCGCCGATCTATTGTGGCGCAATTACTCCAGTGGGCAAAATGGTGTCTGGCTGATGAACAGCACCAGCATTGGAAGTGTGCAACTGACCACCACTGTCAGTGATGTGAACTGGGTCATTGAAGAAGCCGCCGATATGGATGGAGACTCCATCCCTGACTACATCTGGAGGAACTATTCCAATGGTCAAATTGGCATCTGGTTGATGGATAGCAATGGTGCTATCCGCTCTGTCCAGACCCTGACCCCCCTAACCGACCTGAACTGGAGAATTGCCGGGGTCGGAGACTTTAATGGCGATGGCAAAAACGATCTGCTCTGGCGCAACTACGCCACCTTTGATAATGCCATCTGGTTCATGAATGGCACTGTCTTCAGCTCGGCCACTTTGATCGCACCCATGACAGGTGGCTTTATGCAAGCTTCGACAGTTGCAGATTTTAACGGAGACGGGAAACCAGATATTTTCTGGCGCAATGTCAACACAGGGGAAAATTTCATCTGGTTGATGAATGGCACTGAAGTTGAGTCCACTGTGTCAACCACTTCTGCCCATCCCAGTTTTGACCTCACCGGGGCGGGAGATTTTAATGGGGATGGCAATCCAGATCTGGTCTGGCGAAACCGTGTGACAGGGAATAACTTTGTCTGGTATATGAATAGGACTGACCTGGCAAGTACAGGGACCCTTCCGCCCATCAGTGACTTGAACTGGAGAATTGGTGCAGTTGTCACAACCACTCCAAAAGTCGATCTGGGGGGCGATACCATGAGTTCCGCCTTTGACATTGGCACCGTAGGCAATGCTACCGGGATTTATACGGATAGGGTGGGCGGCAACGCTGACCGAAATGACTACTATAAGTTCACCCTGGGGGCACCCACGACCTTTAACCTGTCCCTGACCGGCTTGACGGGGAATGCTGATGTGTGGCTGATTCGGGATAACAACAACAATGGCTTTGTTGATAGCCAGGCAGAAATCATTGCGTCTTCGGTTAATCTGGGCACGGCGAATGAACAAATCAGTAATCTCTCGTTGCTTGCTGGAACTTACTTCCTGCGGATTTTCTCGCCAGCCGGTGAAACGACAGAATATTCGCTGAATATTGGCGGAATTCCTGCCCAACAGATTGACCTGTTTGTTCCAACTGCGACCCCCCCTGCTTTCAGGGTCACCAGAACTAATGGCAGTGCCCTACCCACTCAGGTGAGTCTCAAAGTCGGTGATTCAAACTACCTATCGACGATTCGGGTTTACTATGCTGTGAGGAACAACAGTGTCAACGTGACGCCAGGGGAATTCCGGGTTTCCTTCTACCTGTCGCGGGATAACGTGATCACAACAACTGATCGCCTCCTGGGCACAATTGATCCCAACACCGGCTTCAGCAACTTGGATGTCCTCATCAGCGGTCTGGGACCGAATCAGACTCGCTCTGGATTTGTCGATGTGCCCATGCTGCCAGCGGAGGACCCTTGGTGGGGCGGAGACCAGACCTACTACATCGGGATGATCATTGACTCAACAGGTCTGGTTGCCGAGTCGAATGAGTTAAATAACGCAGTCGCCTTCCCAATTGGGATTAAAGACACCATCAGACCAGATATTCTGGGAGATGGGCTGAGCGTCACTCAAGCCGTAGCGTCCCCTGGGCAAGCCATCCGGCTGACTGGAGCAATCAGGAACATTGGTAACGCGGCTACGGGTTCAAGCAGAATTCTGGTTCGTTACTATCTCTCCAATGATGACATCATTGATGGCAGTGACTATGTCATTGGGCTTGCCAGCATCGCTCCCCTGACCCGGAGAGGAACCGCGGGCGATCGGATTGTGTTTGATAGCAACGTTACAAACCCTGCGACTAATGCCTACTTCACTGTGCAACCCGTACTTCCTACCCTGCAAGAGTGGGATGGCTGGCAGGGTAATGGACGGTACTACGTGGCAATGCAAATTGATGTCTTCAGCGTGGTACAGGAAGGTTCAGGGGGTAAAGAGAACAACTTCAACTATGGTCGGTTGATCGGTTCGTATATTGACTACAACTTCATTGACATCGTTGGGTTGTAG
- a CDS encoding TIGR02466 family protein, translated as MVDSEKWVVSCHHLFPTALFVFNLREHEQLDRQLLKIILDLKQSDPGYIASNVLGWHSKSNLFELEEIKPFKQIVDEAIAQVAQAVGYGNVRIAAANCWANVNPKYASNKIHDHANCLFSGVYYVKTPKDSGSLMFYDPRSARTFYKPNVQTFTAYTADAVAHVAEAGLLLIFPSWLKHGVEPNLSDEDRVSISFNYVFV; from the coding sequence ATGGTTGATTCAGAAAAGTGGGTTGTCTCCTGTCACCATCTCTTTCCAACAGCACTTTTTGTGTTTAATCTCAGGGAACATGAGCAGCTTGATCGGCAGTTACTAAAAATTATTTTGGATCTCAAACAATCCGATCCAGGCTATATTGCCTCTAACGTACTGGGTTGGCACAGTAAATCCAATTTGTTTGAGCTAGAAGAAATAAAGCCCTTCAAGCAGATTGTGGATGAGGCGATCGCCCAGGTTGCCCAGGCAGTTGGTTATGGGAATGTCAGAATTGCGGCTGCCAACTGTTGGGCAAACGTGAATCCTAAATATGCCAGTAACAAGATTCATGATCATGCCAATTGTCTTTTCAGTGGGGTTTATTACGTTAAAACTCCGAAAGATAGTGGCAGTTTGATGTTTTATGATCCTCGCAGTGCCAGAACTTTTTATAAGCCCAATGTCCAAACTTTCACGGCTTATACCGCAGATGCCGTTGCCCATGTTGCCGAAGCGGGATTGCTACTTATTTTTCCAAGTTGGTTAAAGCATGGAGTGGAACCGAATTTGAGTGATGAAGACCGGGTCAGCATCAGTTTTAACTATGTGTTTGTTTAG